A window of Bacteroidota bacterium genomic DNA:
TTTACGCTCGTCGATGTCCACGCAGATGACGTCGTTGCCCATCTCGGCGAAGCACGCGCCCGAGACGAGGCCGACATAGCCGGTACCGATGACTCCGATTTTCATAGCAGGTGCAGGTGCGGTCAGAAGTGGAGGGCCTGCGCGCACGCAGGCGACCTCGTGCCTCTCGTAGTAGAGTGATGAGGGTAGTCAAGCACGTCCCCAAACTACCCGTCGCCAGAGTGAGTGCCAAAGGAAGATCAGGCGGAGAATGGCAGCGGGAAGCGCAGGCGTAACACCGCTGTCGCGTTCCGACGCGCGGTGTCCCTTATCTTGTCGGCCCTCTCCTTACCCGTCTTAATTCTCCCCCCACGAGGCATGGCGATCTACGCAGTAATCATGGCCGGCGGCGTCGGCAGCAGGCTGTGGCCGCGCAGCCGGCAGCGCACGCCGAAGCAGTTCCTCGACGTCTTCAACGAGGCCTCGCTGATCCAGAACACCTTCGCCCGCCTCCAGCCGCTCGTCCCGCCGGAGCAGGTCTACGTCGTCACCAACCAGCGCTCGGTGGAGGAGACCCAGCGGCACCTCCCGGCCGTCCCCCCGGCGAACATCCTCGCCGAGCCGATGGCTCGCAACACGGCCCCGGCCATCGCCTTCGCCGCCGCCACGCTCCGCGCCCAGGATCCGGACGCGGTAATGATCATCCTCTCGGCGGACCACGCGATCCACAACGTACCCGCCTTCCACGAAGTCCTGGAGGCGAGCATCGCCAAAGCGGCCGACCCCGGCGCGCTCATCACGGTCGGCATCGAGCCCACTTACCCCGAGACCGGCTACGGCTACCTCCAGTACGACGCCTCCGAGGGCAAGGCCGACAAGCCCGAGGCCTACGTCGTCCGCACCTGCGCCGAGAAGCCCGACCTCGCCACCGCCGAGCGCTTCCTCGACTCCGGCGACTTCCTCTGGAACAGCGGCATCTTCGTCTGGCGCGCCGACTCGATCCTCGACCAGCTAGCGGAGCAC
This region includes:
- a CDS encoding sugar phosphate nucleotidyltransferase; the encoded protein is MAIYAVIMAGGVGSRLWPRSRQRTPKQFLDVFNEASLIQNTFARLQPLVPPEQVYVVTNQRSVEETQRHLPAVPPANILAEPMARNTAPAIAFAAATLRAQDPDAVMIILSADHAIHNVPAFHEVLEASIAKAADPGALITVGIEPTYPETGYGYLQYDASEGKADKPEAYVVRTCAEKPDLATAERFLDSGDFLWNSGIFVWRADSILDQLAEHLPEVHAAFVPVEEAVRSGDAAAVQAAVDEAFRTTPKISIDYGVMEPAAPGMNTWVVPGSFGWSDVGDWRAVYDVREKDQAGNAVEGDVIVHNTSRSYVRAKGKLIVLVGVQDLAVVDAGDALLVCKMDATQQVKNIVDYLGSHGLEEYV